From one Rhodamnia argentea isolate NSW1041297 chromosome 1, ASM2092103v1, whole genome shotgun sequence genomic stretch:
- the LOC115753361 gene encoding probable LRR receptor-like serine/threonine-protein kinase At5g48740: MLLNFSDQSPNDVLLLLQVNLPFVPYITSNSDRSHPICHVQPQRQLFLELCLGFEEESPKIEEPNHMGLKILSVSFALLCCFCSLGFCDQDGFLSLACGGTTNYTDSSNIFWITDSDFISTGKTTYINDIDGTSSGVSLRFFPDSKGRNCYRLPLRNISSLILVRSQFVYKNYDGQGKPPAFSVSLGTAMASTINLTSNDPWTEEFVWPVNKDTLSFCLHRIPNGGTPVISSLEVRPLPPEAYKSGMGDFPNKSLRKSYRIDSGYTNGSLKYPADPYDRIWDADKSFTPFHVTRGFKVQVEFNLSGLLESPPPAVLQTARVLARKEVMTYNFPLDSLGDYYVVLYFAGILPISPSFDVIINGDIVQSNYTVKTSEASALYVTRKGIKSLNVTFKSKSFFPQVNAIEVYEIVDIPLEASSTTVSALQVIEQFTGLDLGWEDDPCSPKPWDHVECEGSLVTSLELSDINLRSVSPTFGDLLDLKTLDLHNTSLAGEIQNLDSLQNLKKLNLSFNKLTSFGSDWENLISLQVLDLQNNSLEGDVPDGLGELKDLRLLDLENNLLQGTLPDSLNRESLEVRTLGNLCLSFSSTACADASSNPSIEAPQVTIVPKRNKRGHNHLAIILGAVGGASLAILLIPLFIFMYRRRGRTEMSYTERAAADMRNWNAAKIFSYKEIKTATNNFKEVIGHGSFGSVYLGKLPDGKLVAVKVRFDKSQLGADSFINEVRLLSQVRHQNLVSLEGFCYESQRQILVYEYLPGGSLADHLYGPNSKKFSLSWVRRLKIAVDAAKGLDYLHKGSNPRIIHRDIKCSNILLDKEMNARLCDFGLSKQMIQPDATHVTTVVKGTAGYLDPEYYSTQQLTEKSDVYSFGVVLLELICGREPLNHSGTPDSFNLVLWAKPYLQAGAFEIVDESLGGSFDVESMRKVAKIAVRSVERDASQRPTIAQILSVLKESYSIQLSYLAASGHMN, translated from the exons ATGCTTTTGAACTTCAGTGACCAAAGTCCAAAtgatgttcttcttcttctgcaagTTAACTTACCTTTTG TACCGTATATAACTTCAAATTCCGACCGCTCTCACCCTATCTGTCACGTTCAGCCTCAAAGACAATTGTTTCTTGAACTTTGCCTTGGCTTCGAAGAAGAAAGTCCCAAAATAGAAGAGCCTAACCATATGGGACTGAAGATACTTTCAGTCAGCTTTGCTCTCCTTTGTTGCTTCTGTTCACTTGGCTTCTGTGATCAAGATG GTTTTCTGAGTTTGGCTTGTGGTGGAACCACCAATTACACGGACTCGTCCAACATCTTCTGGATAACCGACAGTGATTTCATAAGCACAGGAAAGACTACCTACATCAACGATATTGATGGCACTTCATCTGGTGTTTCGCTTCGGTTCTTCCCAGATTCCAAAGGCCGTAACTGTTACAGATTACCCTTGAGGAATATATCCTCCTTAATTCTCGTCAGAAGCCAATTCGTGTACAAGAACTACGATGGACAAGGGAAGCCACCGGCATTTTCTGTTTCTCTTGGGACAGCAATGGCTAGTACTATCAACCTGACCTCTAATGATCCTTGGACTGAAGAATTTGTATGGCCAGTCAATAAGGACACGCTCTCTTTTTGCTTGCATCGGATTCCGAATGGTGGGACTCCAGTTATTTCTTCCCTCGAAGTGCGGCCTCTTCCTCCTGAAGCTTACAAAAGTGGAATGGGAGATTTCCCAAATAAGTCACTCAGGAAGTCTTATCGAATTGATAGCGGTTACACCAACGGCTCATTGAA GTACCCTGCAGATCCCTATGATCGAATATGGGATGCTGATAAGAGCTTCACACCATTCCATGTGACTAGAGGGTTCAAAGTTCAAGTCGAGTTTAATCTCTCGGGGCTCTTGGAGAGTCCTCCTCCTGCTGTTCTTCAAACTGCAAGAGTTTTGGCACGAAAAGAAGTTATGACGTATAACTTCCCTCTCGACTCACTTGGCGACTATTATGTTGTCCTCTATTTTGCCGGGATCCTTCCTATCTCCCCCTCATTCGATGTAATAATCAATGGGGACATAGTTCAATCTAACTATACAGTGAAAACCTCAGAAGCCAGCGCTCTATATGTTACCCGGAAGGGAATCAAGTCTTTGAATGTGACGTTTAAGAGCAAAAGCTTCTTTCCTCAGGTCAATGCAATTGAGGTGTATGAAATTGTTGACATTCCCTTAGAAGCTTCATCAACCACAG TTTCAGCACTTCAGGTTATCGAGCAGTTTACTGGCCTGGATCTGGGATGGGAAGATGATCCTTGTTCGCCAAAACCATGGGATCACGTCGAATGTGAAGGAAGCCTAGTGACATCACT GGAGCTTTCAGACATCAATCTCAGGTCTGTCAGTCCAACATTTGGGGACTTGCTGGATCTCAAAACACT GGATTTGCATAACACATCGCTTGCTGGCGAGATACAGAACTTGGACAGCCTGCAAAATCTAAAGAAACT GAACCTGAGTTTCAATAAACTGACATCGTTTGGCTCAGATTGGGAGAACTTGATTAGCCTGCAAGTTTT ggACTTACAAAACAACAGCTTGGAGGGAGATGTTCCCGACGGCTTGGGAGAGCTGAAAGACCTTCGCCTACT AGACTTGGAGAATAACCTGCTACAAGGCACCTTACCAGATTCCTTGAACAGAGAGAGCTTGGAGGTCAG AACCTTAGGAAACTTGTGTCTTTCCTTCTCCTCAACTGCGTGTGCCGATGCATCATCTAATCCTTCAATTGAGGCACCGCAAGTTACAATAGTTCCCAAGAGAAACAAACGTGGACATAATCATTTAGCCATTATACTCGGAGCAGTCGGAGGAGCATCGCTAGCTATTTTGCTCATCCCGCTCTTCATATTCATGTacagaaggagaggaagaactGAAATGTCATACACGGAAC ggGCAGCCGCAGACATGAGAAACTGGAATGCAGCCAAGATCTTTTCCTACAAAGAGATCAAAACGGCCACAAACAACTTTAAAGAAGTCATTGGTCATGGTAGTTTTGGATCCGTTTACCTGGGAAAGCTTCCAGATGGAAAACTAGTTGCTGTGAAAGTGCGGTTTGATAAATCCCAACTTGGTGCAGATTCTTTCATAAATGAG GTTCGTCTCTTATCACAAGTCCGCCATCAGAACCTTGTAAGTCTGGAAGGATTTTGTTATGAGTCGCAGCGTCAGATTTTAGTCTATGAATATCTACCAGGGGGATCACTGGCTGATCACCTGTATG GTCCAAACAGTAAGAAATTCTCGCTAAGCTGGGTTCGGAGACTCAAGATTGCTGTTGATGCTGCAAAAG GACTGGACTATCTACATAAAGGAAGCAATCCTCGAATCATTCACCGAGACATCAAGTGCAGTAATATACTATTGGACAAGGAGATGAATGCAAGACTTTGCGATTTTGGGCTATCTAAGCAAATGATCCAGCCAGATGCAACTCATGTGACCACTGTAGTCAAGGGCACGGCTGGTTACCTTGACCCCGA GTATTACTCCACGCAACAACTTACAGAGAAAAGCGACGTCTACAGCTTCGGAGTTGTCCTTTTGGAGCTCATCTGTGGACGAGAACCGTTGAATCATTCAGGGACTCCAGATTCCTTCAATTTGGTTTTATGG GCAAAGCCCTACTTGCAGGCAGGTGCATTCGAGATTGTGGACGAGAGTTTAGGAGGAAGTTTCGATGTGGAAAGCATGAGGAAAGTGGCGAAAATCGCTGTGAGGTCTGTAGAGAGGGATGCATCGCAAAGGCCGACCATCGCGCAGATACTGTCCGTGCTCAAAGAGTCTTACAGCATTCAGCTTTCTTATCTTGCAGCCTCTGGACATATGAACTGA
- the LOC115753311 gene encoding cytochrome b5-like isoform X2, whose amino-acid sequence MGGDGKVYTLSEVSEHNTTKDCWLVIEGKVYDVTKFMEDHPGGDEVLLSSTGKDATDDFEDVGHSSSARAMMDDFYIGEIDTSTIPDKSKYTPPKQPQYNHDKTPEFVIKLLQFLVPLLILGLAFGVRFYTKSA is encoded by the exons ATGGGGGGAGACGGCAAGGTGTACACTTTGTCGGAGGTTTCTGAGCACAACACGACCAAGGACTGTTGGCTTGTCATTGAGGGCAAG GTATATGATGTGACTAAATTTATGGAAGATCATCCTGGTGGTGATGAGGTCTTGCTCTCCTCCACAG GGAAAGATGCAACTGATGATTTCGAGGATGTGGGTCATAGCAGCAGTGCCAGGGCAATGATGGATGATTTCTATATTGGCGAGATTGATACGTCGACCATTCCTGATAAGAGCAAGTACACTCCTCCGAAGCAGCCTCAATACAACCATGACAAAACTCCGGAGTTCGTCATTAAGCTACTGCAATTTTTGGTTCCCTTGCTCATATTGGGTTTGGCTTTTGGCGTTCGCTTCTACACAAAATCCGCTTGA
- the LOC115753311 gene encoding cytochrome b5-like isoform X1: MRKERERWGETARCTLCRRFLSTTRPRTVGLSLRASFYGECMVMGVNFYLRIAYPVLVYDVTKFMEDHPGGDEVLLSSTGKDATDDFEDVGHSSSARAMMDDFYIGEIDTSTIPDKSKYTPPKQPQYNHDKTPEFVIKLLQFLVPLLILGLAFGVRFYTKSA; this comes from the exons AGAGAGATGGGGGGAGACGGCAAGGTGTACACTTTGTCGGAGGTTTCTGAGCACAACACGACCAAGGACTGTTGGCTTGTCATTGAGGGCAAG TTTCTATGGTGAATGCATGGTAATGGGAGTAAACTTCTACCTGCGGATAGCTTATCCCGTGCTT GTATATGATGTGACTAAATTTATGGAAGATCATCCTGGTGGTGATGAGGTCTTGCTCTCCTCCACAG GGAAAGATGCAACTGATGATTTCGAGGATGTGGGTCATAGCAGCAGTGCCAGGGCAATGATGGATGATTTCTATATTGGCGAGATTGATACGTCGACCATTCCTGATAAGAGCAAGTACACTCCTCCGAAGCAGCCTCAATACAACCATGACAAAACTCCGGAGTTCGTCATTAAGCTACTGCAATTTTTGGTTCCCTTGCTCATATTGGGTTTGGCTTTTGGCGTTCGCTTCTACACAAAATCCGCTTGA
- the LOC115753310 gene encoding 60S ribosomal protein L13a-2: MVSGSGICAKRVVVDARHHMLGRLASIVAKELLNGQRVVVVRCEEICMSGGLVRQKMKYMRFLRKRMNTKPSHGPIHFRAPAKIFWRTVRGMIPHKTKRGAAALARLKAYEGVPPPYDKTKRMVIPDALKVLRLQKGHKYCLLGRLSSEVGWNHYDTIRELEKKRKERAQAVYERNKQLTKLRVKAEKSAEEKLGTQLDILTTVKY; the protein is encoded by the exons ATGGTGTCGGGGTCGGGGATATGCGCGAAGCGGGTGGTGGTGGACGCGAGGCACCACATGCTCGGCCGGCTCGCGTCTATCGTGGCGAAGGAGCTCCTGAACGGCCagagggtggtggtggtccgGTGCGAGGAGATCTGCATGTCCGGCGGCCTCGTGCGGCAGAAGATGAAGTACATGCGGTTCCTCCGGAAGCGCATGAACACCAAGCCCTCCCACGGCCCCATCCACTTCCGCGCCCCCGCCAAGATCTTCTGGCGCACCGTCCGCGG AATGATTCCGCATAAGACCAAGAGGGGAGCAGCTGCACTTGCTCGATTGAAGGCTTATGAGGGCGTCCCTCCTCCTTATGACAAGACGAAGAGAATGGTCATCCCTGATGCTCTGAA GGTGTTGAGGCTTCAAAAGGGGCACAAATACTGTTTGTTGGGCCGCCTGTCTTCTGAAGTGGGATGGAACCATTATGACACCATCAGG GagctggagaagaagagaaaggagaggGCTCAAGCCGTCTACGAGCGGAACAAGCAGTTGACAAAGCTTAGAGTGAAGGCTGAAAAGTCTGCAGAGGAGAAGCTTGGCACTCAACTCGACATCCTTACCACCGTGAAGTACTAG